Genomic segment of Deltaproteobacteria bacterium:
CCAACGTGGAGCTGGGGCCGGAGCTCAAGGGGGAGTCGGTGGCCTCGCGCCGCCCGCGCGCCCAGGAACTCATCAACTTGGTGGGGCTCACCGGTTTCGAGGGGCACTTCCCGCACGAACTGTCCGGCGGCATGAAGCAGCGGGTGGGCCTCGCCCGGGCGCTGGCCACGGACCCCGAGGTGCTGCTCATGGACGAGCCGTTCGCCGCGCTGGACGCCCAGACCCGGGACCTCATGCAGGCAGAACTGCTGCAGATCTGGGACAGACACAAGAAGACCGTGCTGTTCGTCACCCACAGCATCGAGGAGGCAGCCTATCTGTCGGACCGGGTGATCGTCATGACCGCCAGGCCCGGCAAGACCAAGCGCATCATCAAGATCAACCTGCCGCGGCCCCGTGGTTACGAGATGCGGCTTTCGCCGGAGTTCAACGACATCAAGCTCGACATCTGGAACACCCTCAAGGACGAGCTGACCGCGAGGGAATGATGGGATTCGGACTTTCGGAGCGTAGCGTGCGGTTCCTGCTCGGGGCGGGGGCGGTGTTGGGCTTCTTCCTCGTCTGGGAGTTCCTGCTCACCTTCGTCTTCGTCTTCAACCCGTTCTTCATCACCAAGCCGTCGCTCATGTGGCAGGCCACCGGTGACCTGATCCTCAGCGGCGAGCTCTGGAAGGACATCTACGTCAGCGGCACTCCCTTCGTATTCGGGTTCGCGGCCGCGGTGTTCATCGGCATCCCGGTGGGGGTGGTCATGGGGTGGCGCCGCCGGGTGGCATTCGCCCTGGACCCGTTCCTCACGGCCCTGTACGCGAGCCCGCTGGTGGCGCTGGCGCCGCTGCTGATCGTCATGTTCGGCGTGGGGATCAAGGGCAAGACCATCCTGATCTTCCTCCTCGCGGTGTTCCCGTTCATCTTCAACGCCTTCGCCGGCGTCCGCTCGGTGGACACGCTGCTCATCAACGTCGTCCGGTCCCTGGGAGGGAAGGAACGCGACCTCTACTTCAAGGTCATCCTGCCGAGCACCCTGCCCTACATCGTGGCGGGCGCCAGGATCGCCATCGGCCGGGGCATCGTCGGCATCATCGTCGGCGAGTTCTACGCCGCCTCCGAGGGCATCGGCCACGCGCTGATCTGGTACGGCGACATGTACCAGCTGGCGCACATGTTCGTGTGCATCCTCGTGCTGATGATCATCGCGGTGATCTTCACCGTGGGCCTGCGCAAGGCCGAGCTGATCATCGCGCCCTGGCGCACCCAGGAAACACGATGAACCGCTACCTGTCACAGTACCGCGAGAACGAGGAGCCCATCCTGGGATGGGGCTTCATCGTGCTGTTCCTGCTGGTCTGGGAGTTCATTCCCCACGTGGTGACCCTGCCCAAGGGGCTGGCGCTGTTCTTCACGACGCCGTACCACATTGCTGCCAAGCTCGTCGAAATGAGCACCTCGGGCGAGGTGGCGTTTCACTTCTACGTCAGCGCCAGCGAGTTCGTCATCGGCCTCGGGCTCTCCATCATCGTGGCGCTTCCCGTGGGGCTGGTCATGGGGCGTTTCTACACGCTCAACGCCATGTTCGACCCCTTCGTGACCGCCTTCAACGCCACTCCCCGGCTGGTGTTCCTGCCGCTGGTGGTGTTGTGGCTTGGCTTCGGCATCTGGTCCACGGTGGTGATCGTCTTCATCGGCGCCCTCTTCCCCCTCCTGATCAACACCTACGAGGGCGTTAAGAACGTCGACCGCGTGCTGGTCAACGTGGTGCGCTCCTTCGGCGCCAACGAGTGGCAGCTCATGAAGATCGTGGTGCTGCCCAACTCCATGCCCTACATCATCGCCGGCCTCCGGCTCGCCATCGGCCGCGCCATCCTGGGCGTCGTGGTGGGAGAGTTCTTCGGCTCCGACCAAGGCATCGGCTTCCTCATGGCCGAGGCCGCCGGCAACTACATCGTCGACGTGGTCTTCGCCGGCCTCATCCTGTTCATGGGCATCTCCCTCGTGATGACCATGGCGGTGAAGAAGCTGGAAGACCGGTTGAGCCGCTGGCGGCCGGAGCAGGTGAAGACGTTCTGAGGGCTATTGTTCCGCAACCCTGAGGTCACAGCGTCCCCTTCTCATAGAGTACCTTGCCCTCCCGCAGAGCGCGCGCCAGCACGTGGTTGAGGGAATCGCGCCAATAGTCCACGTCGTCGCGCGAAAAGACCAGAACGTCAGCGGGCACGTGAAAGGTTCTCAGTGTGCGGTAGAGGCGGACCAATTCCTCGTGCTGGCTGCGCCCGGGACCGAAGGGTTCGGCTTCGAGCACAAGCAGATCGACGTCGGAATTCTCCCGGTAGTCACCGCGAGCGCGGGAACCGAACAGGATCACCTGCTCCGGCGCAACCTCTTCGACG
This window contains:
- a CDS encoding nucleotidyltransferase domain-containing protein, with translation MTLVNDDLIQRMVRAIVEEVAPEQVILFGSRARGDYRENSDVDLLVLEAEPFGPGRSQHEELVRLYRTLRTFHVPADVLVFSRDDVDYWRDSLNHVLARALREGKVLYEKGTL
- a CDS encoding ABC transporter permease; this encodes MRFLLGAGAVLGFFLVWEFLLTFVFVFNPFFITKPSLMWQATGDLILSGELWKDIYVSGTPFVFGFAAAVFIGIPVGVVMGWRRRVAFALDPFLTALYASPLVALAPLLIVMFGVGIKGKTILIFLLAVFPFIFNAFAGVRSVDTLLINVVRSLGGKERDLYFKVILPSTLPYIVAGARIAIGRGIVGIIVGEFYAASEGIGHALIWYGDMYQLAHMFVCILVLMIIAVIFTVGLRKAELIIAPWRTQETR
- a CDS encoding ABC transporter ATP-binding protein — translated: MEPYIRSTDITLTFTPKNRDPVTALKDFRIELNSGEFVSIVGPSGCGKSTFLNVLLGLLRPDIGELEIGGKKITGPGVERAMVFQEFGLLPWRTVIANVELGPELKGESVASRRPRAQELINLVGLTGFEGHFPHELSGGMKQRVGLARALATDPEVLLMDEPFAALDAQTRDLMQAELLQIWDRHKKTVLFVTHSIEEAAYLSDRVIVMTARPGKTKRIIKINLPRPRGYEMRLSPEFNDIKLDIWNTLKDELTARE
- a CDS encoding ABC transporter permease gives rise to the protein MNRYLSQYRENEEPILGWGFIVLFLLVWEFIPHVVTLPKGLALFFTTPYHIAAKLVEMSTSGEVAFHFYVSASEFVIGLGLSIIVALPVGLVMGRFYTLNAMFDPFVTAFNATPRLVFLPLVVLWLGFGIWSTVVIVFIGALFPLLINTYEGVKNVDRVLVNVVRSFGANEWQLMKIVVLPNSMPYIIAGLRLAIGRAILGVVVGEFFGSDQGIGFLMAEAAGNYIVDVVFAGLILFMGISLVMTMAVKKLEDRLSRWRPEQVKTF